In the genome of Candidatus Moraniibacteriota bacterium, one region contains:
- a CDS encoding glycosyltransferase family 2 protein: protein MTVPPTHTPSKNSSTDTDSVWIVVPAYNEASVIASVIEEIHRAGYRNIIVVDDGSTDQTNAVAQSCGVITLRHRLNRGKGAATKTGIEAAKLLGANSIVTMDGDGQHDPADIEKLLYPLRQRGIDVSLGSRLLHPKGMPLYKIIQNRIGNLITWYLFGLYVTDSQSGFRAYSRRAADLINTRYDRYEYESEVIREIYLYRLRYIELPIAVRYTAYSIGKISKQNLANGVKTVYKMFFKLLT, encoded by the coding sequence ATGACGGTACCTCCCACACACACACCATCAAAAAACTCTTCAACCGACACGGATTCCGTTTGGATTGTTGTTCCAGCATATAACGAAGCGTCTGTCATTGCTTCGGTCATCGAAGAAATACACCGCGCCGGATATCGAAACATCATAGTCGTAGACGATGGAAGTACCGACCAAACAAACGCTGTCGCTCAGTCATGCGGAGTCATCACGCTCCGGCACCGTCTCAATCGCGGCAAAGGCGCTGCCACCAAGACCGGCATCGAAGCAGCAAAGCTTTTGGGCGCAAACAGTATTGTTACAATGGATGGCGACGGACAGCATGATCCGGCAGATATTGAGAAACTTCTATACCCTCTCCGACAAAGAGGAATTGACGTTTCCCTCGGATCACGTCTTCTTCACCCAAAGGGAATGCCTCTGTACAAGATTATTCAGAATCGTATTGGAAACCTGATTACCTGGTATCTCTTCGGGCTCTATGTTACCGACAGCCAATCCGGGTTTCGCGCCTATTCCCGACGTGCTGCCGATCTGATCAATACCCGCTACGACCGCTACGAATATGAAAGTGAAGTTATTCGGGAAATATACCTGTACAGACTGCGTTATATCGAGCTCCCGATCGCTGTTCGCTACACTGCGTACTCGATAGGAAAAATCTCCAAACAGAACCTCGCAAACGGCGTAAAAACCGTATACAAAATGTTCTTCAAATTACTTACCTAA
- a CDS encoding DUF2304 domain-containing protein: protein MTIHLYQIIVAVISVIMIYQGTIRYIRKESGQTILKVFVRLSVWGGMIAITVFPNLTNLIANFVGLQGNINAVILTGFLLIFLMIFKLLSAIERLEQNITEVTRKEAISVLKERR from the coding sequence ATGACAATCCATCTCTATCAAATCATCGTCGCCGTCATTTCTGTGATCATGATTTACCAAGGAACCATCCGCTACATCAGGAAAGAAAGCGGGCAGACGATTCTCAAGGTATTTGTTCGACTCAGCGTATGGGGAGGCATGATCGCTATAACGGTTTTCCCCAATCTTACCAATCTCATTGCCAACTTCGTTGGATTGCAGGGCAATATAAATGCCGTCATTCTCACTGGGTTTCTCCTCATCTTTCTCATGATATTCAAGCTCCTCTCAGCAATAGAACGTCTCGAACAGAACATCACGGAAGTTACCAGGAAAGAAGCCATTTCCGTCTTAAAAGAAAGACGATGA
- a CDS encoding glycosyltransferase family 4 protein produces the protein MNASGKTSFLIFSPYYPPHIGGLESHADEFNKHLSQRGVDIIVFTPHIPVSAPERETIHNHVEVIRFPAFELIHNYPVPKLWSPKFWILWRELFRSDTDIIISRTRFFLTSLMALIYAKTRGKKWIHIEHGSDFVQLSSAFKTFLAKLYDHIFGRLVFRYSDKNISISKAVQNFVGKFDKRMSPVIYRGLETRAIDAIAPDTEVRARHHGKVILTFIGRLYKWKGVADSITAIRSLPEEIKNKIVFLIVGDGEDFSSLKKLSQSEKCIEMLGSLPTKHAIAILKSSDIYLHSAHPGGGLSTSLLEAIYCGCTVVATPHEGANEVIRNGENGILMEDSSPISVKVAIASLLANSSHNDVSLKNQARQTITEKFSWKKSIDEYVDIFKAL, from the coding sequence ATGAACGCATCAGGAAAAACATCGTTTCTTATCTTTTCCCCCTACTATCCGCCGCATATCGGCGGACTGGAGTCTCACGCCGACGAATTCAACAAGCATCTCTCACAGCGTGGGGTAGATATCATTGTTTTCACTCCTCATATCCCGGTCTCCGCGCCGGAACGCGAAACCATTCATAACCATGTGGAAGTCATCCGATTTCCGGCCTTTGAACTCATTCATAATTATCCCGTACCAAAACTGTGGTCTCCGAAATTCTGGATCCTATGGCGGGAACTTTTCCGTTCGGATACCGATATTATAATTTCCAGAACCAGATTCTTTCTCACTTCGCTCATGGCGCTCATTTATGCGAAAACGCGAGGAAAAAAATGGATACACATCGAACACGGATCTGATTTCGTTCAACTCTCCAGCGCATTCAAGACATTTCTTGCCAAACTCTACGACCATATATTCGGACGGCTTGTATTTCGATATTCCGACAAAAATATCTCGATTTCAAAAGCCGTACAGAACTTCGTCGGAAAATTCGACAAACGAATGTCCCCTGTCATTTACAGAGGGCTGGAAACACGAGCAATCGACGCGATCGCGCCGGACACCGAAGTTCGCGCTCGGCATCACGGAAAAGTAATTCTCACTTTCATCGGGAGACTCTACAAATGGAAAGGCGTGGCGGACAGCATAACGGCGATACGCTCCTTGCCCGAAGAGATAAAGAATAAAATCGTTTTCCTTATTGTCGGAGACGGCGAAGATTTCTCATCACTCAAAAAACTTTCCCAAAGTGAAAAATGCATCGAAATGCTTGGAAGCCTCCCAACGAAACACGCGATCGCGATACTCAAATCATCGGATATATATCTCCACTCTGCCCATCCGGGAGGAGGACTTTCCACATCGCTTCTCGAAGCAATATACTGTGGATGCACCGTTGTCGCCACACCACATGAGGGCGCGAATGAAGTCATACGGAACGGAGAGAACGGTATCCTTATGGAGGATTCTTCCCCTATCAGTGTAAAAGTGGCTATCGCTAGCCTTCTCGCTAATAGTAGCCATAACGATGTCTCCCTAAAAAATCAGGCACGACAAACAATTACTGAAAAATTTTCTTGGAAAAAATCGATCGACGAATATGTAGACATATTCAAAGCACTATGA
- a CDS encoding methyltransferase domain-containing protein: MSLKPFIKVPLVLVENIIFSFFPSSRKFIERIVFNPYSFGFNHLEYAKKQFDSFLLKISPTQVRDKIILELGPGGSVGFGLLALKSGAKRYYAIENGDHTKIDSKIFKAYKKLLNNNVHLISEFFTKNFHFNRKKICFIENDQISPYNISDNSIDIIYSCAVLEHVHNLDFCFSEMTRVLKNGGIMNHQVDLRDHIFSQRSIWFLKISDRIFNALFSKTGEYVNRKRFSYYIDLIRKNNLQIVNVEKNILFNGELDQNLLKRYTEDDLRTLSMNITLKKSCA, encoded by the coding sequence ATGAGCTTAAAACCATTCATAAAAGTACCCCTCGTTCTCGTAGAGAATATTATTTTTTCATTTTTTCCTTCTTCAAGAAAATTTATTGAAAGAATTGTTTTCAATCCGTACTCTTTTGGATTTAACCACTTGGAATATGCCAAAAAACAATTCGATTCATTTCTTCTCAAAATCTCACCAACGCAAGTCCGCGACAAGATTATTCTAGAGCTTGGCCCTGGCGGATCCGTAGGATTCGGTCTGCTCGCCCTAAAGAGCGGTGCGAAAAGATATTACGCCATTGAAAATGGCGACCACACGAAGATAGATTCAAAAATATTCAAGGCCTACAAGAAGCTCCTCAATAATAATGTTCACCTCATCTCAGAATTCTTTACTAAAAATTTTCACTTTAATCGTAAAAAAATCTGTTTCATTGAGAATGATCAGATCTCCCCATACAACATATCGGATAATTCCATCGATATAATATACTCCTGCGCTGTACTTGAGCATGTTCACAACTTGGACTTTTGCTTCTCGGAAATGACGAGAGTCTTGAAAAACGGCGGTATTATGAATCACCAAGTGGATTTAAGGGACCATATCTTCTCACAAAGAAGTATTTGGTTCTTAAAGATAAGCGATAGAATATTCAATGCCCTATTTTCAAAAACCGGTGAATACGTCAATAGAAAACGCTTCAGTTATTATATAGACCTTATCCGGAAGAATAACCTGCAGATAGTAAACGTAGAGAAAAACATCCTCTTCAACGGAGAGCTCGATCAAAACTTACTCAAGCGTTACACGGAGGACGACCTCCGAACACTCTCGATGAATATCACCCTCAAAAAATCATGCGCCTAG
- the asnB gene encoding asparagine synthase (glutamine-hydrolyzing), producing MCGIAGKISLTNKEISTVEVEMMNEAIKHRGPDDGGVYISPNARVGLGHRRLSIIDLSPLGHQPMRYMDRYEIVFNGEIYNFQSERDALVRDGYTFTSHSDTEVIMALYDKYGKDCLSHLRGMFAFAIYDEQKQVLFAARDRVGKKPFKYFFDGSVFLFASELKAILTQPEYTREPDFEAIHHYLTLQYVPAPLTGFKGIKKLEPAHSLSLDMRTKKMEIERYWKLDYSKKWNLSPEEWKKRIIDTLEESTKLRMISDVPIGAFLSGGVDSSAVVAMMARHSDKPIKTFSIGFKEEKYNELPYARMIADRFKTDHTEFIVEPHAIELLPMLVKQYEEPYADSSALPTYYVSKLTREHVAVALNGDGGDENFGGYGRYSVHKFALAYDKLMFLHKTLALPATTLAARFFKTTFLDRTHRFAESLSKPYNYRYVNYICYFTNQMKDELYTDDFRKKMKHSDSYRIVADRFGESGSLNKVEQAVYADFATYLPDDLMVKVDIDTMAVALEGRSPFLDHEFLELTTKIPFDLKLKGRNNKKYILKEALRGIIPDEIMFRPKMGFGIPIHKWFRGELKDYAYQTLLSEKAIQRGIFKKEVIKSLLDKHCTTNIDFGYHIWALITLELWFQEYFD from the coding sequence ATGTGCGGTATTGCCGGAAAAATTTCCCTCACAAACAAAGAAATCTCGACTGTCGAAGTCGAGATGATGAACGAGGCTATCAAACACCGCGGCCCAGACGATGGAGGTGTATACATTTCACCAAATGCACGTGTCGGACTCGGCCACCGCAGACTTTCCATCATCGATCTCTCCCCGCTCGGGCACCAGCCGATGCGGTATATGGACCGCTATGAGATTGTCTTCAACGGCGAGATCTACAACTTCCAATCGGAACGGGATGCACTCGTCCGCGACGGATACACCTTCACCTCCCACTCAGACACGGAGGTCATCATGGCACTCTACGACAAATACGGGAAAGACTGTCTCTCACATCTCCGCGGGATGTTCGCCTTCGCGATCTATGACGAGCAGAAACAAGTCCTCTTTGCCGCCCGGGATCGGGTCGGAAAGAAACCGTTCAAGTACTTCTTCGACGGAAGCGTGTTTCTCTTCGCATCCGAACTCAAGGCGATCCTGACGCAGCCGGAGTACACACGAGAACCGGACTTCGAGGCAATCCACCACTATCTCACCCTCCAGTACGTCCCAGCCCCACTCACCGGCTTCAAGGGTATCAAGAAACTGGAACCGGCCCATTCTCTCTCACTCGATATGCGGACGAAGAAGATGGAGATCGAGCGGTACTGGAAACTCGACTACTCTAAGAAGTGGAATCTCTCTCCCGAAGAATGGAAGAAACGGATCATCGACACGCTCGAGGAATCGACAAAACTCCGGATGATCTCCGATGTGCCGATCGGGGCGTTCCTCTCCGGCGGTGTGGATTCAAGTGCAGTCGTTGCTATGATGGCACGACATTCCGACAAACCGATCAAAACTTTTTCCATCGGATTCAAAGAGGAGAAATACAACGAACTCCCATATGCACGGATGATCGCTGACCGGTTCAAGACTGACCACACGGAGTTTATTGTGGAACCCCATGCGATCGAACTCCTTCCCATGCTCGTAAAACAGTATGAAGAGCCCTATGCCGACTCGAGCGCACTCCCGACCTACTACGTCTCCAAACTCACCCGTGAACACGTCGCTGTCGCGCTCAATGGTGATGGCGGTGACGAGAATTTCGGCGGATATGGCCGATACAGCGTACACAAGTTCGCGCTCGCCTACGACAAGCTCATGTTTCTTCACAAGACGCTTGCACTTCCAGCAACGACACTTGCCGCTAGATTCTTTAAAACAACCTTCCTCGACCGCACACACCGCTTCGCCGAGAGTCTCTCGAAACCCTATAACTACCGATATGTGAACTACATTTGTTATTTCACGAACCAAATGAAAGACGAACTCTATACGGATGACTTTCGTAAGAAAATGAAACATTCGGATTCGTACCGCATCGTTGCTGATCGATTTGGCGAGTCCGGGAGCCTAAACAAGGTTGAACAGGCTGTCTACGCAGATTTCGCAACCTATCTCCCCGATGACCTTATGGTCAAAGTGGATATCGATACTATGGCTGTCGCTCTCGAAGGGCGCTCCCCATTTCTCGATCATGAATTTCTGGAACTTACCACTAAAATTCCGTTCGACCTGAAACTTAAAGGAAGAAACAACAAAAAATATATCCTGAAAGAAGCGCTTCGCGGCATCATCCCTGATGAGATCATGTTCCGTCCGAAGATGGGATTCGGTATCCCGATACACAAATGGTTCCGTGGCGAACTAAAGGATTACGCCTACCAAACCCTTCTCTCAGAGAAGGCGATACAACGGGGAATTTTTAAGAAAGAAGTCATCAAGTCTCTGCTTGATAAACATTGCACAACAAACATCGATTTCGGATATCATATCTGGGCACTCATAACCCTCGAACTCTGGTTCCAAGAATATTTCGACTGA
- a CDS encoding glycosyltransferase: MPKKRIIHLITGLEIGGTEMMLLKTLPGLQGDFDNRVCCIRGHGSIGKRLENAGVPVVYLELKNIFDFGATLRFRGIIKEFQPDILVTYLIHADLLGRVFGRLFGIKKIICNQRGKLLQWEFLRFIDYATKSLVTKYIVQTSIAQQELMKKLRLPKERLVVIPNAIDTEEFNFEMDCGKKRAEFSLKSDDIVITCVSKLRRGKGHKYLLEAFESLSLRGSETTAAIQPSHLKLLLVGDGEQKEELLEQVKNYTSRPNILFLGNRGDIKEILKISAIFILATEGEGMSNAIMEAMAAGLPVITTNLPENHELIEHGSTGILVPPRNASMLAEAMNFLVADPHKQKALGKNAKGAIMEKFDLKKIVRRLSQFLARL, from the coding sequence ATGCCCAAGAAAAGAATCATCCACCTCATCACGGGACTTGAAATAGGAGGAACGGAAATGATGCTCCTTAAAACTTTGCCAGGATTGCAAGGAGACTTTGACAACCGCGTCTGCTGTATTCGTGGTCACGGATCGATAGGGAAGCGACTTGAAAATGCCGGTGTTCCTGTCGTATATCTCGAACTGAAAAATATTTTTGATTTTGGTGCAACTCTCCGTTTCCGTGGCATTATCAAAGAATTTCAACCAGATATCCTTGTCACCTATCTTATCCATGCCGATCTTCTTGGTCGCGTTTTCGGTCGGCTTTTCGGAATCAAAAAAATCATCTGCAATCAACGAGGAAAACTTCTCCAATGGGAGTTTCTTCGTTTCATTGATTATGCCACGAAATCATTGGTCACGAAATATATAGTACAGACTAGCATTGCTCAACAGGAACTCATGAAAAAACTCCGCCTGCCTAAAGAAAGATTAGTAGTCATTCCAAACGCCATCGATACGGAAGAGTTCAACTTTGAAATGGATTGTGGCAAAAAACGAGCTGAATTCTCTCTGAAATCAGACGATATAGTCATCACCTGCGTGAGCAAACTTCGCCGTGGTAAAGGGCACAAATATCTCCTTGAAGCATTTGAATCACTTTCATTGCGAGGAAGTGAAACGACTGCAGCAATCCAGCCTTCCCACCTCAAGCTCCTCCTCGTCGGCGACGGCGAGCAAAAAGAGGAACTTCTCGAGCAGGTCAAAAACTACACATCAAGGCCGAATATTCTCTTTCTTGGAAATCGTGGTGATATCAAAGAAATTCTGAAAATTTCTGCCATTTTTATACTCGCAACGGAAGGCGAAGGGATGTCCAATGCTATTATGGAGGCGATGGCCGCTGGGCTCCCCGTCATTACGACTAACCTCCCGGAAAACCATGAACTCATTGAACACGGAAGCACCGGAATCCTTGTGCCTCCAAGAAATGCTAGCATGCTCGCTGAGGCGATGAACTTCCTTGTTGCTGATCCACACAAACAAAAAGCTCTCGGAAAAAACGCCAAGGGTGCAATTATGGAAAAATTCGACCTCAAAAAAATTGTCAGGCGACTTTCTCAATTCCTCGCAAGACTATAG
- a CDS encoding glycosyltransferase family 4 protein, translated as MKICFFSLSAYPLFKSGHQAVFGGSELQLSIVAEHLASRHEISFIVADFGQADTERIGDYTFIKSIRLGGYLSPWFRVKSLFILIKALYRTDADIFITSAAGPEVGVIALFCKVLRKRFIYRTASSIDCDGEYIRKNGFRGKLFKFGLEHADVIIAQSKENEALLKKHYGIDAVLIKNAFAIHEHDETGIVSESEKKGILWVGRMEPNKRPETYLKLAKKFPRERFVMIAPKQNHLVEYFEMAFNKAQSMENVQFIERVPFDKIQEYFNKARLLVCTSEYEGFPNVHLQSCIGGTPVVTLNINPDNYITKNNIGYCADSVFEKMIDQIETLLNDEGDWKKKSTNAFRYAKENHDINIVGKQWEELLYSLARN; from the coding sequence ATGAAGATTTGTTTCTTTTCTCTTTCTGCGTACCCCCTGTTCAAGTCTGGCCACCAGGCTGTTTTCGGCGGATCCGAATTACAGCTTTCGATTGTTGCTGAACATCTTGCATCGCGTCATGAAATAAGTTTTATTGTGGCTGACTTCGGTCAGGCAGATACAGAACGCATAGGAGATTATACGTTTATCAAATCAATCCGCCTTGGCGGATATTTGAGTCCGTGGTTCCGCGTAAAATCGCTATTTATTTTGATAAAAGCGCTTTATCGGACGGATGCCGATATATTCATAACATCTGCAGCTGGACCAGAAGTCGGTGTCATAGCTTTGTTTTGCAAAGTGTTGCGAAAGAGATTTATCTATCGGACAGCGAGTAGTATTGATTGCGATGGAGAATATATACGAAAAAACGGATTTCGCGGAAAATTGTTTAAATTCGGCCTAGAGCACGCCGATGTCATCATTGCTCAGAGCAAAGAAAATGAGGCGCTCTTAAAGAAGCATTATGGTATAGATGCTGTTCTCATAAAAAATGCGTTCGCTATACATGAACATGATGAGACAGGCATTGTTTCAGAATCGGAAAAGAAAGGTATTCTGTGGGTAGGCAGGATGGAGCCGAACAAGCGTCCGGAAACATATCTGAAACTTGCCAAAAAATTTCCGCGAGAGCGGTTTGTCATGATCGCTCCAAAACAAAATCATTTGGTGGAATATTTCGAGATGGCGTTCAATAAGGCGCAGAGTATGGAAAATGTTCAGTTTATCGAACGCGTGCCATTTGATAAGATACAGGAGTATTTCAATAAGGCAAGGCTATTGGTGTGCACTTCGGAATACGAAGGATTTCCGAATGTTCATTTGCAATCGTGTATCGGGGGTACTCCAGTGGTTACGCTTAACATAAACCCCGACAATTATATAACTAAAAATAATATAGGCTATTGCGCTGATTCGGTTTTTGAAAAAATGATCGATCAGATAGAAACTCTTTTGAATGATGAGGGCGATTGGAAAAAAAAATCAACGAATGCTTTTAGATATGCAAAAGAAAACCACGATATCAATATCGTAGGGAAGCAGTGGGAGGAACTTCTCTATAGTCTTGCGAGGAATTGA
- a CDS encoding class I SAM-dependent methyltransferase, producing the protein MREALTESSYWDSNIEKTKLPIKYEYNASLSSIELDRIFKKILPTDYPCDFIELGCAPGGWMYYFHNRFDYNVSGIDFSPKGIEITRKNLDVLGITHELFQGNLDSFVPKKHYDVVFSAGLIEHFHGDTLQRIIQKHIEFTKPGGFIVISVPNLSGWNLFYQKLLNSENVKIHNLDVMNLEFFNEVGNKDALENIYTGYIGRVNFGLYSGKWPFGYIHQAIQNVFNFLFQNGIMLPETKSVSPYILSIYKKRGEAGKEIL; encoded by the coding sequence ATGAGAGAGGCTCTGACCGAATCAAGCTATTGGGATAGTAATATCGAGAAAACGAAACTCCCGATCAAATATGAGTATAACGCAAGCCTTTCTAGTATTGAGCTTGATAGAATTTTCAAGAAAATTCTCCCCACCGATTACCCGTGTGATTTTATCGAGCTGGGGTGCGCGCCGGGTGGTTGGATGTATTATTTTCATAATCGTTTCGATTACAACGTCTCTGGAATTGATTTTTCACCGAAAGGGATTGAAATTACGAGGAAGAACCTGGATGTATTGGGTATAACGCATGAGCTTTTTCAAGGAAATCTGGACAGCTTCGTTCCAAAAAAACATTATGATGTTGTTTTTTCTGCCGGGCTTATCGAACATTTTCATGGGGATACGCTCCAACGCATAATTCAGAAACACATTGAATTTACCAAGCCGGGTGGGTTTATTGTTATTTCGGTCCCGAATCTTTCAGGGTGGAATCTCTTTTATCAGAAACTGTTGAATAGTGAGAATGTCAAGATTCACAATCTTGACGTTATGAATCTTGAGTTTTTCAACGAGGTTGGAAATAAAGACGCTCTTGAAAACATTTATACCGGGTATATCGGAAGGGTGAATTTCGGTCTGTATTCAGGGAAATGGCCATTTGGGTATATCCATCAAGCTATTCAAAACGTATTTAATTTTCTTTTCCAAAATGGAATAATGCTGCCGGAAACTAAATCTGTTTCTCCATACATTCTTTCGATATACAAGAAAAGAGGTGAGGCAGGGAAGGAAATCTTATGA
- a CDS encoding glycosyltransferase: MRFEIFNKTGATKVAFFQKKSFGTTLSEKENVQALALFNDLQVHLFDTDNPELIRFKTYEEHGRLDLLEGVAQEYSRILDYLKDHQVTICIFFGSGYPWSQSFINRVKSISYAACYFGDDPEGSDHTSRWYVRYYDYAFCGGIYFDRLKKTEELYREWGARKALFVPLGANPIKYRLPFNDVSSRNIDLVYVGGAYLKKIIRIFRLKKHFGKRMLIYGRGWNYEGASTIKRVVEYLVKRYFEIPRINELPKDGLVSLYQDTKIGFNMHMSFGPSNLRLYELPMNGVMQICDCKDGLSELYRIDEEVVTYDSISEAIEKIEYYLTHDEERKRIAMAGFKRAAQFYKLENTFKSIMDEIRADKKWLNNNTSL; the protein is encoded by the coding sequence ATGAGATTCGAAATTTTCAATAAAACCGGCGCTACGAAAGTCGCTTTTTTTCAAAAAAAAAGCTTCGGCACAACTTTATCAGAAAAAGAGAATGTCCAGGCATTGGCACTTTTTAATGATCTCCAGGTGCATCTCTTTGATACAGATAATCCAGAATTGATACGATTCAAAACATATGAAGAGCACGGTAGATTGGATCTCCTGGAAGGTGTGGCTCAAGAATATTCTCGTATCCTTGATTATCTGAAAGATCATCAAGTAACTATTTGCATTTTCTTTGGTTCTGGATACCCTTGGTCACAGTCGTTTATCAATAGAGTAAAATCAATTTCGTATGCTGCGTGCTATTTTGGTGATGATCCAGAGGGATCCGATCATACTTCGCGTTGGTATGTACGGTATTATGATTATGCTTTTTGCGGAGGGATCTATTTTGATAGATTGAAAAAAACAGAGGAACTATATAGAGAATGGGGAGCACGGAAGGCTCTGTTTGTGCCACTTGGTGCAAATCCAATCAAATATAGACTTCCCTTTAATGATGTATCTTCTCGGAATATTGATTTGGTTTATGTTGGTGGTGCGTACCTCAAAAAAATCATTCGTATCTTTCGGTTAAAAAAACACTTCGGCAAAAGAATGCTTATCTATGGAAGAGGTTGGAACTATGAGGGCGCAAGCACTATTAAAAGGGTCGTTGAATATCTGGTGAAGCGATATTTTGAGATACCGAGAATAAATGAACTGCCAAAAGATGGACTAGTGAGCCTGTATCAAGACACAAAAATCGGTTTCAATATGCATATGTCTTTCGGTCCGAGCAACTTGAGGTTGTATGAATTACCGATGAATGGAGTCATGCAGATCTGTGACTGTAAGGATGGTTTGTCGGAACTTTATAGGATCGATGAAGAAGTGGTTACGTATGATTCCATTTCAGAAGCTATTGAAAAGATAGAATACTATCTTACCCATGATGAAGAACGGAAGCGAATCGCTATGGCGGGCTTTAAAAGAGCTGCGCAATTTTATAAGCTGGAAAACACGTTTAAATCCATAATGGATGAAATAAGGGCTGATAAAAAATGGCTCAATAACAACACATCACTATGA
- a CDS encoding glycosyltransferase, with the protein MQIFQHIGSGSKKILIGHPIFITDGLREVISFLDVTLYYIDPDFYQGFYDSLPKVWTRIGKTAPAYNLDNALRIPEYRETIGKLVNKIRQERIRYALLNSNMWHPKFLNELRAFGIVLATKIVDDPEGSLVYSKPIVRFYDKCICSGVDYDGRRTIAAMYRSWGAKDVKFLPVFVDPRHYDLRPIEYDKKDIDVIHVGSFNWKRWISLHRLYRRFGNRLKLYSRYDPRSADTIFRSAYSLLNYFFPLPEVENISDVELKKAYKRSKIGFNRHLSYGPSNARSYELCLNGVLQITDNENGYHSLYEVGKEIVCYSSIKEALGKIKYYLEHDAEREQIARAGYERASKEYTYERVMEKHIRYITS; encoded by the coding sequence ATGCAGATATTTCAACACATCGGAAGTGGATCGAAAAAGATCCTTATAGGGCATCCGATTTTCATAACGGATGGTCTACGGGAGGTCATCTCGTTCCTTGATGTCACGCTGTATTATATTGACCCCGATTTTTATCAGGGTTTTTATGATTCTTTACCGAAGGTTTGGACAAGAATAGGGAAAACGGCCCCGGCGTACAATTTGGACAATGCTCTCCGTATCCCGGAATATCGGGAAACTATAGGAAAGCTGGTGAATAAGATTCGGCAGGAGCGTATCCGGTACGCGCTACTGAATTCGAATATGTGGCATCCGAAATTCTTGAATGAGTTGCGAGCATTCGGAATCGTCCTTGCAACGAAAATTGTCGATGATCCGGAAGGGAGTTTGGTTTACTCAAAACCAATTGTTCGTTTCTATGACAAATGCATCTGTTCGGGGGTGGACTATGATGGACGCAGAACGATTGCGGCAATGTATCGTAGCTGGGGAGCGAAAGATGTGAAGTTTCTGCCAGTCTTCGTTGATCCGAGGCATTATGATTTACGGCCGATTGAATATGATAAAAAGGATATCGATGTTATTCATGTGGGTTCGTTCAATTGGAAGCGATGGATTTCGCTACACCGACTGTATCGACGCTTTGGAAATCGATTGAAGCTATATAGCCGATATGATCCTCGTTCTGCGGATACCATTTTCAGGAGCGCATACAGCCTTCTGAATTACTTTTTTCCACTTCCAGAGGTTGAAAATATCAGCGATGTCGAGTTGAAGAAAGCATATAAGAGGAGTAAGATCGGTTTCAATCGTCACTTATCGTATGGACCGAGCAATGCACGGAGTTATGAGTTATGCTTGAACGGTGTCTTGCAGATAACCGATAACGAGAATGGATATCACTCTTTGTATGAAGTCGGAAAGGAGATTGTCTGTTATTCGAGCATAAAGGAGGCATTGGGGAAAATAAAATATTATCTTGAACATGACGCTGAGCGGGAGCAGATTGCACGTGCCGGATATGAAAGGGCATCAAAAGAATACACGTATGAACGAGTGATGGAAAAGCATATCCGTTATATCACCTCGTAA